The DNA window GGCATTGATATGAGTATTATTATCGCACATGCTTCTTTGCAGTTGGAAAGTCGAAATGCTTTTCATTTAAGCTTAAGCTGCTCTGATGTTtcgcattttaattaattagcaTCAAAATGCTGTTGACAATTTGGGATATTTGCATTCATATGAGCTTCTATGATGAATTAATTGTGGGTTAGTTAGagacaaaattaaatgagGTTTATATTTCTGACTAACCACCGGGAGTGATATCTTAACTATGTGCTTTGTGGAAAATTTTGATAGGAGGGCCCTCAGTTACCTCTAAAACCAACCCGGTATCTTTTAGCCGAAATCTGCAGCTGAGATTTGTTCCGATCTTAATTATTCGTTCTGGAGGGCTTAGCACTTGGTGATAAGCGAGCCAAGTATTTCCAGGAAGGCCGGCAAGAGGGTGTCGGAACAGCCTTGTTTGCACAACCGCCGGCGTGAGTCAGGTAATCTTATCGGCGCCCCTTGATTGCCGGGGGTTCTTATACTTTGATTTCATTTTGCACTATTTGGCTGCTTTTTTGCCAGACTCTCGCCCTCATGCCCACTTCAGGGCACCGATAAGCCCACGAGCTGTAACAGAAGTTAATTAAAGGCGAAGCGCTTTTGTAAACATTGTCTTACTCATTGGGCCAGCTGCGAGGCGGAATAAAAGGCCCAGCGCGCCGAACAGCTGACACCAAACGATCCAAGCACGTTAAGCAAGCCCAACCAAGATGCGTATTCTGCTCGTCCTCTCCGTTGTCCTGGCCGTGATCCTCGGCTGCCACGCCTACAGCGCCACCTGGGGGCGCAGGAACAGCAACGACTACCTGCTGTCCCGCACCGTGGAGGCCCGCAACCCGATCAAGAACAACTACTGGAACGTGAACGTGAACTACCCCAGTGGATACTACAACATCTCGGCGGTGGTCGTCTACGACAACTTCAAGAACAACTCCGGCGCGAACCCCAGCCTCTACTCCGGCGGCCCGGGCTACCGCTTCTGCACCGTCAACCTGCGCGGCCAGGTCAACCGGGGCATCAACTCCACCGTCGAGATCTGGGGACGTTAAGTGCTCGAACGAATCTGCCATGAACGAATAAACACGCACGAAATTCTATTGAAAAAGTACCAagcttatttttattgaaaacagcACGGTTCGGTTTGCAAACATGTgataataagataatatatcTGTCGAATTCGAAAACGattctttaattaaaagataCTGTGCTTGCATGGATATTGTGTTCTTTGGCTAAAAAAATTGACTAAAATAACAGAGCAACTTCTAATGACTTTCTGCTAAATGAAAATGGCCAAATGAACTTTaaacttattaaattatttttgtgctAGCAAAAACAAAGCGAACTCAATATGAGACATAATGGAAACCAAATAATTTATGACATACAATTTGTGCCCGCTGCCCAAATAGCAGCCATTATTTGGCATAACTAAACGATTTTACcagctataaaaatataaaggatTTCAAAAAAGGCAACAGAGGGATTATAGTTTTGGGTAAATAAATCAGTAGAAGCTTTTTTTATAGCAGAGCGATATCTCATCAAATATTCCTTTTGATCAGGGACcacaagtaaataatatttttatttatcctttacaaaatatatatttttttagttagactatttttaaacaaaagtaaaaacagATTTAATTGCTTTCCAGTTGACTATTTACATATCAGTTTTTGGCTGCAAAGTGAAGTGATTTTTCGACAGTTATTagttgcatttttaaaaaaacaaaactcacaaataatattttatttagtgcTGCAATGTAAATACCCCAAAACTGTTAAATAGCCGAATTTTATGTGTTTTCAACCCTCTATCATCGTGCTCTGTCAATGAGAATAGCATATTGATGTATCTATAACTGCCGGACTTTGCATAATCGTGTATTAGCCCCGACAAGTTTAGAATTTTCCCGGCTGCTGGGGGCTTTTCCCCCAGTTACTGCGGGCACAAAGGATGAAAGTGGCCCGCCCGAGGAAAGGGGaaacttttcctttttgcAGCCAGAGGCGTAGTCATCTAGCAAAGGAAaacattcaatatttaataaatttcagtGAGGCTGTGTGGGCTCTGCAGTTGGCGAGGGGGGCCAAAGTAACTCGAAATTAGGGCTGGGGCTGGGACTATTGCCCACAAATCCCTTGGAGCCCAGACAGACTGTTAAAAGGGCTAGAGGGCtggaccaaaaaaaaaatggaaaggaAAGTAGAAGAAGGGGATCCACCGAGGGGAGCCAGACTTATTGGCCTTGGCTCATTTGATTCCGGGGGTGTGgtgtaaaatttgtatttcaaattGCCCAAAGCAGACCCAGCAAACGAGCGGGGATTGATATGTTAAGCTGCACGGTCAAAAGGATGTGTCGGAGTCctttttttgccattttcctaTTTCCTCAGTTTATGTatcgaatttaaatttcaattttaaacgTCTTGAGGCAACGGATACGGATAGCATCCCAAACCGAATCCCTGCCCGAGCCGTGGCGGTAAATATTTGCGCAGGGCGCACAAATGTTTGAAAAGTTGTCAACGAAAATGTTTCACTTAGTTAATATGCAAAGCGCGGCCGTTCGGCGGGATGCGAAGCCCCGGATCCGGATATGTTTACGGATACGGCCACGGCTACGGATACAGCCGGAGGTGGTGCCTCCCGCCCCGCCGAAGGGAAAGTCGGGCGTTCGATAAAAAATTGCCCCCAAAAAGTCACGTAACTGCAGTGCACCAGCAGGAGCGAAAAAGGAACGAAGCTGGTGCATCCGAATTCGATTTGCCCTGCCGCTGTCCGTACCCCCATGCTGGGCCAACTTTAAGAACTGGCAAATGCGACTGCCGAATGTCGCTTCCGGCCGCATTCACTTGACATTcctcatacgccgcgtggcgGCCAAAACGAAATGCCTAACGTAAGCCGCTTGCCGGCTAAGCTGACCACTACACCAGTGTCCCGGGTAACCAGACTGCCACACACAGGCCCGGGACCCACCAGCCTGCCACTCCCGCTCCCAATTTCACTCCCCCTTTCTGTCAGCGGCAACAGCTTGCCGAGCAATTACTTCGGACTGCCCGGAAATGTCGCCCGAAAACCAGCAGCGACAGCAGTGGCAGCTGCTTGGAGCAGGTCCTGCGGAAAACGCCTCCACCTCTGGCCCCCCGCCCCTGCCCCGCACCCACGCCCGGGGGCGTGGCATATGTCTGGCGCTGTAAGGACAACCGCCGGCATCTGCTTACACTGGCCTCTGTGGCTCGGGCACATCGAAAATACCCGCCTCAAATGGGATTTCAATTAGCAGGCGCTGCCCCACCCCGGCTGCCCAGTTTGTGTTGTCCAGTGTTGCGGCTCACCCTGCAGTGTTTTCGGGACGGAGTCAGGATGCACTGCTATCGAATTCCCCTTACATCAGCTCCCTTTAAAACCCTTAGATACTCCTAGGGTAGAGTGGAACCCCTACTAATGCCGGCAAAAAATAGGGTTATTGGttagaaaaactaaaaatctCTATTCTTCTTAATAAATAGTAATTCTTTCCTTTTAAAATACTCTTATTCAACGCTTTTTCAATCCTCGAAACAGGTATAGCCATCAGTTATCTTTGATTTTTCATTGCCTCAATGGAGATTCTACCAAGCAAAATTGTTGTCCGTTTTTAACgtctatatttaaaataaataaatataacaaaattcaACCTTGGTTATTTATCTGTTGTTcacaacattttaaaaggaGGCAATCTTTTTAGACTGTTTGTCATATTTAgagaattgaaaaaaaaaattgttacaaTTGTACTTATTTAAGGGAATAAATTAagatttttcattttacaaataattttatctTTCATCTTTGCAAAAACcgcaaaagaaataaaagtcTTGAATTTGAATACTTTTATATTGTTTAACCCACATTCCatgttaataacattttttacttaatataatattttaatatttttttacttaaaatattacctctgcattacattattattaactatttttttcagtgccttCGAGGCTGTGGGAGGTGGTATGCCAGGGACATGTCACAGAAGGGTGTCGGACATGCTGTTGGGGCtgctgaaattgctgatttgctgttgctggcgtAGTCGCCGTGCCTTGCGTTTACGTTAGTcggtggccagcagcattgatttttaataaatagcaATTTGGCAAACCAATCTGAGCTGTGATTATTTTAGCTGGCAGGTGGAAAAAGCATTGCAAATGTGCAGCAAGGCCAAAGGCTGCAGCTAATGTGCATCCCACATCATCCCATCCCTCGCCATGGCCCTCGCCCTGGCACACACCACTCTTCGAAAAAGCTAATGAAGTATTTATGGTCGGGCTGATTGCATGCGGCGGTGGTGCTGGCAGGGCTCTCGGTGCCCGGTTAGGTGTCGCCTCGCCACCTGGATTCACGTTTGACAGGCGCTGCTGGGGATTTGCGGCATAACAAATTTTGAGCGGCTAAATCGTAAAACGCCACGACATGCAGACCAACTGGAGCAGCAGGCAATCAATATTGATGATGGCCAAATCAAAAGCCACGCAGTCTTCGCATATCCAATACGAGTTTGCCACTTTTGGGCAGACAAAAGGCTATTCCGCAATTGCGTATATGGGGATAAAAACCAGTTTTAATGGGGGTAAATATAagtgaaaacattaaaagtgGAAGAACTACCGACTATCGCAATGAGCCTCGCAATGAGCCTCGCAGTCAGCTTAGTAATAATTCTCGCAATGACCCCCGCAATGAGCCTAGCAAATAAGCCTTGTAAAGTGCCTAATCATAAGAAGTATTCCaataaacttatttaaaactGCTGGCAAATTACTTCTCCCTTAGGTACATTTAAAGCACAATAGCGTTTAAAGTTTAGGAATAGACAAAactattatattttcaaaacatagGTTTAAAGCAGTGCTTTGACGAGCTCCCATGAAGCTGAGACTCAAACCATTCACTCTTATATTGTCATAAAGCAGCACAGTGTACACTCTGACAAATTCCCGTTAAGCGGATACTTAAACCATACCATACACTCTTCTATTTTTGTAAAGCAGTGCGCCTGTAGACTTTGTCGAATTTCCATGAAGCACAGACTTAAACCATATACTCTTATATTGCCTTAAAGCAGTGCCTGTAGACTTTGGCAAATACCCATAAAGCTAGGACTTAAGCCGTATACTCTTATATTGCCTTAAAGCAGTGCGCTAATCGCCTTTGAATACGTTGTGCTACGTTTTCGTTATGTTTTCTTACGTTTCAtcaaacatcgatgttttcaaaaattattttttttttcaaatataaataaaaaccttGAATGGAATTTctattacaatttaaaaaaaaacacacgtttataaaattaacataataatatttaaaattaaaaaaataaaaacaagaattcAGTTTATTGAGTCGAAGGTTCTAGAGATCACTTATTAAAGCTATAATAGTTCTTATTTTCGAACATCAGCTGGTCAACGATGTTGGACTTCAATAGTGTACGGTGATCGGAAAGGATTTGTCCTGCCTTGCTAAAGGCACTTTCCGACTTCCATGACGTAAATGTATTTAACTAGCTCCTTGAATGGCTGCATGTTGTTGGAACACTGCTAGAAGtagaataatttattttaaaataatcataataCACAATTTCCATATTTACCAACCAAAAATGTAACGGATCGCATGCTTCTGTCTCGTTTTTGAGTTCAATTTTAGTTGCAGATTTGTAAAGTAGCTCGAACTATTAGTCGAATTGGGTGGTGTAGGCGCAGTCGAAGTGGATTGTTCTTGAGCCGATTTGTTCAACACACTTTGAAGGTCGTCTTCGAAGGCTCGACATGCTTGATCGGCATTGCTTGTTCGTTGAAAAGCTTGTTTTTAAAACCTCGGATCTGATTGTAGCCATCCTAGGGAAGGTGACCGTTTCGTAGTGCCCAAAACCATCGTTTAAGCGATCACTTAACGTGGGGGATGCCAGAATGGcataaacaaagttttttgaGTACATCGATTTCATCGGCCGAAAAAGGTTCTGGAGCCTTTGCCGACCCTAGCGAAGCGATTGAGAGTGCGTAATTTGTCTGCAATATCCTTTCGATCATTTGGAAGGCACTGTATTACAGTGCCATTGTTCCACCTTGTGGGTACCTCTTGAACCAGTGCTACGGGGTCTTTCACCATCTGAGCTTCCTTAAATTTCGCCTTGGCAGTGTATGAGCAACACAAGTAAAATGGTTAGTTTGCAGATGCTCGCATGCCTTTTTCATGGTGGCGTCGTTATCAGTAACTATTATTACAACCTTATGTAAAAGACCCCACTCATTTAGCACCTGTCGAAGAGTATTAGCGATATTCATCGCTGAATGATTAGTGGGTGTCAGAAGACTAGCCGTCGAAAAGGACCCTGCAACTAGCTCGAACTTATTGGTTACAAAATGGCAAGTAACAATGATTGGGCTTCATTTGCACGCGAAGTCCATCCATCCGTGGTAATTGCTACATACTGGACACCTTCGAGCTCACATTCAAGATCCTTTCTCAACTCGTTGCATAGCTTAGGTAGCATTTCTTCTCTGAAATGGGTTCTGCTCGGCAATTTATATTTAGGGTCCATGCTTAGCCACGCTAAACGGTTGAACATCCTGTGCTACCATTAGCATTACGTACTTATCCAATGTTTTTTCTGTTGGGACTCTGGAGGATATTCTACATTCCGTTGCACGAAACTATCCAACCTAGGCGACTGATTATCTATTTCAGCAACTATATAGTTTGGATGAATCCGTTGGAGGTGGTCCAATAGGTTAGTTGTGTTTCCTGCaattttgaacattttctCACAGTGAATGCAGGTGGCCCTTGCATGCTTTTCGGTTTTCTTTAAGTGATTCTCGTTTCCTTTTCGGAGGTCCGTCTCCGTCTCAATGTATTCCTTCGTGGAACCTATAAGAAATTTACAGATGTACATAGACAATCAACTACATTGCTAGCAGTTAGCCGTGTACTGCGCAGTTTTTATACTATTATTCAAGAACTTATCCATCGTTGCAAAACTTAAGCAGCCTCGCGCCTACACCAGCAATATCACTCCCTATAACTGCAAGTAAACATTATTATCAACAAAATAGGTAAAATGTGACAAAATACAAACCTCTAGCTCGGCCGAAAGTCTTTCCTCCCTGTACCTTAAGTTTAAACCTTTGGCAACagtgtacaaataaataaataaacaaacctTCAGCGtgattttcttcttctttattGAACAGTGATGGCCCTGGAAACATCGATGGTCCCAAAAAACCATCGATGTTTTTAGAAATTTGAAAATCATCGATGCATCGATGTTTCTGCACCCCTAAGAGCCATAGAGTAGTAATTAGTGAgtcaaataattttaaaatatcgtATCGACGATAATTTCAGTTTAAAAAGAcataaaaatcatatttaataGACCTCTATAAAACATAtcgatatttaatatttttgacattttttagtttcccAAAAAGTTTCTAAGAATAAAAACTAATAGAAATTAAACACATCAACAATAGATctttatatttcaaaatgcattaaaatttgaattgaacaaataaaaataatatgatgtaacaaaatttaatttcaaatccaTGTTCCTATTATCTTGTCTTTAAATAATATAGATTATATAAGTTATacttaaacataaaaacaacaaatatcaGAAAAGTTATCGCATTCTCGATATTTCGGAAAAATGATTACGATATATATAAATCGGTTTTCCAAAGCTATCGATAGATTGATATATTATCAACAACCctactcaaaacaaaaaaaaaacagcgcgAGTCGGACGCGGTTTTTGGGGTCGGACGCGATTTCTTTGTTTTAGCGCTCGAAATTGTCGAAAACTCTCGTAAAACAAATACACTCTGCGAAATAACTGAAAGAGCATGCCAAGTGAACAGCAATAAATGTTAAGTGCGTGCataaaagtggaaaaagaaaacaaacaagtCAGTGGGAgcgttttaaatattttttgtacgAATTCTGTGTAAGATTTTGCCGGTCTTATGATTAACTAAGAAAACAGTGAAAATATCCTTAAGTGTACTGTGAGATAAAAGTAagcaaataattattattattttaaatcaacAAAATGCAACCCTCAACAGCGTCCTTTGCAtaggtgtgcgtgtgtgtgtccctgtgtgagtgtgtgcgtgtgttgcAAGGGAAATTGCCGCCTgcaattgtttatgttttaattgaGAGAGACGCAGAGAGAGTTGCTAAATTGCAGCACTAGCATTTACCGTTACGGCGAGAGTAAACACATTCAACATGTTGCAGTcactaaaaactaaaacaaaagcaaagcgGATCACTCTCTCGCGCTCTTTCCCTCTCCCCTGCCTCTCATTGAGTCTTACGAGTGTGGCCGAGTGTTTTTGCcgtgttttgttttgattttcttttcacacacacgcacggagagagcgagagagagagagagagagagcaaaATAgcgattgttgttgttgcatcCGTCTAATGAAATTGTGccgttcttgttgttgttgcagttggATTAAAAGTCAAAGCATTTATCAGTGCTAAATAGAAATGAAACACAAATAAAAGCCAATCAAAGGAAATCAGAGTCAAATTGGATTATCGCCGCAGCTTCTAGGTAAGTAACACTATGCGAGCTTACTCTTATCGCCAAATTAGTTTGAGGCGTTTCATACGTGTGTGGGTGgtttttgcatttcaaaaCCAGTTTGATTTCGGGTTTTATAAATGCCTCAATCTTTTTTCTCCTCTTATTTTGATAGGACCTTGAAGCGATTTTCGTGTAGAACTTTGTTTGATTGATGTTTTTATGCTCGAGGCAGCTTGCGCTCGAgctgggcttttaaaaatagatcAAGACCAGTTTTTCGAGGCTTCGAGATTGCCAAATAATTTCCTAAGCCTAAACTGCAgttcgttgttgttgtgtgtTTGGTTGCCTTTGCCTGCATCGCCTAGAAAATGATGGATGTACAATGGCGCTATCTCGTTCTCGCCCAGTGCACTGCGTCCCGCTCGCACACCCAGAAGTCGTCGGTTGAGTTTTTACGGCCCTCTCTTTTGTCTTTTCGTTtatttgcctttgtctttggGCTGGTGGTTTTGTCTTTGCCCTGTCTTTGGCTCTCTATTCGCTTCTCGTTTGCTCACCGATGATcctttgatttgatttgatcCTTGTAGGTAGAGGAAGCCGGAGAGTGGGCGAGAGTTACCGTTGCTTCATTCACCTCAATCTGCAAGATCTCGAATCTTCTGGTTCACAACCAATTCGAGAAATACTTTATCTGAGAATTTCACAAACGGGAGTAGTAAAATCGTAACACTAGTTTTGatagtttttggtaaataTAGAGTGCTATGTAGATCTGTGTTAAAAAAGTACtattcattttaaagattagtatttacattttgtacttttgtatttatgtaaatatatttgacTATTGAACATCAAACGTatataactattttatttaaacagtGTAACTTACGAGTGTTTATATAGAGTATTTTTAGAGTATTCCCCATAATTGTGTTATGTAAATGGAATCAAGTAGTTAGATAGCTCAAGAAATGAAATATCGTAGGACAACTTTTTGGAGCCTTTAGGATTTCCAGTACTTTCGTTGAAGTCTTATTCTGCAAAGCTTCTAGAGTTACAAAAGGTAGCAGGATCTATTCATCACGTGTATCGATTTTATTATTGACTTTTACCTTCTCCTTCCTTAAGTTTTGTGCAACTTTCAGGCTTTATG is part of the Drosophila biarmipes strain raj3 chromosome 2R, RU_DBia_V1.1, whole genome shotgun sequence genome and encodes:
- the LOC108036899 gene encoding uncharacterized protein LOC108036899, whose translation is MRILLVLSVVLAVILGCHAYSATWGRRNSNDYLLSRTVEARNPIKNNYWNVNVNYPSGYYNISAVVVYDNFKNNSGANPSLYSGGPGYRFCTVNLRGQVNRGINSTVEIWGR